The genomic DNA GTAGTGATGAAAAACACTTGGTCCAAGATAGCAGCCATACAGACGACAGACTCCACACAAAATTCAACAAAAACAGCATGATATACAGATAaaggaacagaaaaaaagacatacaaGACTACAATGCTTCATACACACTGAATGTATCATGTCTCAATGACTTTTAGTTTCTCCCAGAGTGACGTTAGAGATGCAAATGCAACTAAAACATATGAAAGTGTAGCAGTGAGCGCAGGTAGCCACATCCCAACATTAGAGATGCGACTGAAACATATGAAAGTGTAGCAGTGAGCGCAGGTAGCCACATCCCAACATTAGAGATGCGACTGAAACATATGAAAGTGTAGCAGTGAGTGCAGGTAGCCACATCCCAACATTAGAGATGCGACTGAAACATATGAAAGTGTAGCAGTGAGTGCAGGTAGCCACATCCCAACATTAGAGATGCGACTGAAACATATGAAAGTGTAGCAGTGAGTGCAGGTAGCCACATCCCAACATTAGAGATGCGACTGAAACATATGAAAGTGTAGCAGTGAGCGCAGGTAGCCACATCTCGGCGCTACGTGGGGCAGCTGGATGatcatctggccctgagtgccTGGGAACGgcagcacctgcagcagctctgctcCAATCAGAAGGATGGATTATTGATGTATCTGTTGAGGAGATTTGGCAGATTAAGTAATGTGATATGAGGTTTCTTCATTAGGATCCCTCAACACAGACACGTGAACACACGTAGAACCATTCTGATCCAAACTAATGACTGTTTGAAGCTTCTCCGCCTGAAAACGTTTTACATCACTATTTTCATCACAGAAATTACGATAGTGTTGTCAAGACCATACATCACGTATGGAGACAGTAAGTGAACtaactgacaaactttgacatcCTCTATCTTTGTCAACTTAGTATCTGTCTGTATCTGATTATGACTTACTGTAGTTCACTGAGCTTATATGTAGGGTCTTTCAGCAGGATAGAGAGCAGCTCCACATCACACTGTTCAAGGAAGTTAAGTCGCAGGTTCAGCTCTCTCAGACTGGAGCGGTTTGATCTGAGAGCGACGGCCAGAGAGGAACAGCTCCCTCCTGTAAGCTTGCAGTACtgcagcctgagagagacacatCAGAATAGCACTTCATACAGGACTTCAAATATGCAGGAGAATTCTGGCTTGGTGTATGCATGTTATACCCAAGAGAAAAATGTTTATAacaaacaaaagtgtgtgtgtgtagggggggggggggggggtgaaagagagagagagagagagagagagagagaaagagtgagagaaagagagagagacattggcAGACTTACTCCAATTTCTCCAGTTCACAATGAGGATTTCCCAGGCCGGTagagagcagctccactcctgaatcCCCCAGATCGTTGTAACTCAGGTTCAGTTGTCTCAGACGAGAGGAGTTTGAGCTGAGCGCTCCAGCTACAgctgcacagctcttctctgtaaGGCTACAACCTCTCAGTCTGTAGACAACATTTTTAGAAAGAATCAGTAtgaaggaaacacacaagaaacacacagagaaagagtgagaaagaaaaacatgtacagagccagcaagagagagagatagagagagatagagagactctctgtgtgtactgtaacaaaaaaaataaatcgaGTCAGTTTTTATCGGAGAAAACAACATTTGATATGCATTACTTGTATACAGTTGTTTATGTAGCATAGTCGTATACAGTGTGTATGAAGTGTGTAGCAATACTTCATACAactgtgacagaaagagaaatgacAACTGAGCAACTCAATACAACTCTGCACACTGCAATGACCCCACATTcttattcacatacagtacatgtacacacacacacacacacacacacacacacacacagacaccaaacacacacactcatacatatatgtacagtatgtgaatataTTCAGCCAatttacatactgtaatttACAGTGTATTGATGAAGTGTAACAATATTTGTAATGTCTGCTCGTTTTGTACAGTAAGTATTAGTATTCCTGTGGATGCTTTGACAATGCAATTTAATCTAATCCAATTTAATTTACCTTAattgagcaagagagagtttttacgtatctgtgtgagtgtgtgtgtgtgtgtgtgtgtgtgtgtgtgtgtgtcctacagaACGCATACTAACAAAACTAACTTACTCCAATGTCTCCAGTCTGCAGTTTGGATGTGTCAGACCAGCAGAAAGCAGCTCCATTCCTGAATCTCCCAGATAATTCCCTCTCAAGTGCAACTGTGTCAGACTGGAAGATTCTGAGCTGAGAGCTGAAGATAAAGctgcacagctcctctctgtGAGTTTACAGCCACTcagcctgtagacacacacatagaaatatgtCTTAGAAGACAGACAACACAGCTTCAGGTTCAGGATACAGGCAATTAGTGTATCCATCAATGACAACCATTAAAAAATCATGCTGCCCAGTAGTGCTGAATGCTGCTTGACCAGGCGATCAGAgcagagcaaaacacacacacacacacacacacacacacacacacacacacacacacacacacacacacacacacacacacacacacacacacacacacacacacacacacacacacacacacacacacacacacacacacacacacacacacacacacacacacacacacacacacacacacacacacacacacacacacacacttgtagacTTACACCAGTTTCTCCAGTCTACACTTGTGTGTCAGACCAGAAGAAATCTGCTCCACTCCAGAGTCTCCCAGATTATTGccactcaggtccagctgtTTCAGATTGGAGTTTGTTCTGAGAGCTGAGGATAAAGCTGCACAGCTCTTCTTTTTGAGGTTACAACTCTTcagactgtagacacacacgTTAAAATGCAAGATAAATACCGTTTTATAAACACACATTCTTTAATGCAAGAGGGAGCACAGTAAAATATTCAGATATGGCTTAACTGTAGTTTATATGACTCAAgttaatgtgtttttgttaacaacatttatttccttacaatatttttttctgaataaatttgcttcccagCTCACAAAGAAGGATCCCCccgtttttagtcaactttaccagGGGTGCTAATATTTCTGGAgggcactgtactgtattgacaGACTTACTCCAGTATCTGCAGTTCACACTTGGCATGTCCCAGACCAGTagaaagcagctccactcccGAATCTCCCAGATTATTGTAAGTCAAGTCCAGATGCCTCATATTGGACCTATTTGAGCTAAGAGTTGAAGATAGAGCTGTGCCACTGTCCTCTGTGAGGTTACAACACCTcagcctgtagacacacacacacacacacacacacacacacacattacaaatcTATTTACTGTAGTTAAGAGAATCCTTTTTTGGCATGTTATTTTTTCAGTTagtctattagctggtttcattctcatggagctcaatgcaaatcaaaccagctaataggctaactgaaaggtgaagggtatgtgatgatgtgggcctatttaattccaaaggccaaggggattttatcagggtgcatagtgtcctgaatccatgaaataactttaaaaaataaaaatagtaaaaatctgcctgcctctatgggaattttaacacatagggttaacatgggCGTTCAGATGTAAAAGTTTCCCAATAGGTTCTGTAGCAATATCTGAAATGTTATTACACCCAACAGAAACAACTAAAGAAATATCTTTCAGTGTTAATACTAATAAAGTAGAAATTGTGATGCTTTTATTGTCAGGGTATTGCGGTACTTTTGTAGTATTGGTGCATAGTGGAATACTAACTGTAATACATACTATAATATCACTAACTCAAGAGTGTAATACTCACTGGACTCTTCTTGATGCTTTGACCACTGACAACATCCTCAGCAGACCTGCATCTGATCTGGCAGGTGAACTACATCGTCCATAATCCTGCAGGTTAAAGTCCTCCAGTTCCTGTTCTGACATCATCAGCACAAAGGCCAGAGCTgacagctgggagagagagagatcctttcTGAGTTCATCTCCCTTCCTCACGTAACTCTGGACCTCCTCCACCAGAGAGTGGTCATTCAGTTCATTCAGGCAGTGGAAGAGGTTGAGGCATCTCTCTGGGTCAGTGGCTTCTCTGATCTTCTGCTTGATGTACTTGATTGATTTATCTGTGCTCACTGAGATGTTTTCTTTCTGTGGCAGCAAGTCTTGCAATAGTTTCTGATTAGACTCCAGTGAGAGACCCAGGAGAAACCTCAGGAAAAGGTCCAACTGTCCATTTTCATTTCTTAAGGCCAGGTCCACTGCAGACTGGTGAAGCTCAAAAAGACTGTTAGCACTGAACAGTAAATGAAGCTGAGACTTTTGGTGCTGGTCAAGTGTACTGCGCTCTCTCATGGtaaagtgcaaaaacacatataAAGCTGCTAGAAACTCCTGAATGCTCAAATGAACAAAGCAGAACACTTTCCCCTGGAACAGTCCAGACTCTTCTCTGAAGATCTGGGTGCACACCCCAGAGTATACTAATGCATCtctgacatcaatgccacattCGCTCAGATCCTCTTCATAGAAGATCAGATTACCCTTCTCCAGCTGCTGAAAAGCCAGTTTCCCCAGGGACAGAACAGTCTTCAGGTTCCACAGTGgatctgcatcctgtttttcaTACTTCTGacttctgtgttttgtttgtatgatcaggaagtgtgtgtacatttgagtcaGAGACTTTGGAATCTCCCCACTCTCTGCTTCAGTCAGGATGCTCTCCAGAACAGTGGCTGccatccaacagaagactggaatTTGACACATGACGTAGAGGATCCtggatgacttcaggtgtgtgatgaTTCTGTTGACCAGCTCCTCTTCTGtgattctcttcctgaagtactcctccTTCTGTGGGTCGTTGAAACCTCGTACCTCTGTCACCTGGTCAACGCATTCAGGagggatttgattggctgctgctggtcgggaggtGATCCACACAAGcgcagagggaagcagattgCCCTTGATGAGGTTTGTGAGAAGGACATCAACTGTGGCATGTTCTGTTACACTGTAGATGGACTCGTTATGCTGGAAATCCAGAGAAAGTCTGCTTTCGtctagaccatcaaagatgaaagCAATGCTGTAGTTGTTGTGGTTGGAGAAGTTGACACCTTTTGTTTCACagaaaaagtgatggatgatgTCCTCAAAAGTGTATGTCTTGTCTTTAATCAGATTCAGCTCCCGGAAAGGAAGGGGAAATATGAAGAGAATGTTCTCATTGGCTTTTCCTTCAGTCCAGTCTAGAATGAATTTCTGGACAGAGACTGTTTTCCCAATGCCAGCCAATCCCTTTGTCAGCACCGTTCGGATAGATTTGTCTTGTCCAGCTAAGGGCTTGAAAATCTCAGTACATCTGATTTGTGTGTCCCCCTTTGTAATGTGTCTCTTGGATGCCATCTCAATTTGTCTGATCTCATGTTCAGTATTGACCTCTACACTTtccccctctgtgatgtagagctctgtgtagatttTCTGCAGAAAAGTAGGGTTTCCCTGCTTTGGGATGCCTTCAAATACACTCTCAAACTTCTTTGATAGCCTGTATTTGAGCTGTTGTTGACATCTCAGAAGCAGTCCATCTGGAAATAAGGTATTTGATTAGGTCAATGGCATAAGTGAGTGAAGTGAGAACGCTGCAGTAGCACTTGGTCATGAgaatgcttaaagggatagttcgggttttaagacacgaagttatatgggttccccgtcagcaacgttgtgcatcagcactgacttaccccgcaacagcgtcctgtgagccgagatccagccggtttttgatgctgaagaaagtagtccggcaagtttctggggtcacgaaagtaaagtgtttttcttctcaaaaccatatgcgttcaaaagagtgatatatttgcaccacaaaaacgttgtccaggaaaaaatcaaacctcgttatcactcgttatttttcgcgattcctatcactgcgcgctactgacagctggacaacgtttttgtggtgcaaatatatcactctgttgaacgcatatggttttgagaagaaaaacactttactttcgtgaccccagaaacttgctgaagaaaatagtccggcatcaaaaacgatcaaaaaccggctggatctcggctcacaggacgctgtcggggggtaagtcagtgctgatgcacaacgttgctgacagggaacccatataactttgtgtcttaaaacccgaactatccctttaacatgtcATGACAGATGTCATATCCTGCCAGTAATCTTCACAGTCTTTGTTCAGTGAGTAGTCTATATGCCTGGTTAAAGGCCGACGAAGTACCCGATTTGGTTCCCCCCAATTCGTGTTTCCCCGTCTTTCTGCAGTAGCTCTAGCCGGCTAACGTAGCTAAAAACAGGAAAACGCAATTCAGTACTAAGAATACGTACAGTAACCTAGCCACAACGCAAGAACTTTAGTATAGTGGCGTAAAGGAAACATGAATTGGGGGGAACCAAATTGGGTACTTCACCAGGTCACACCAAACCGACGGCCGACTgtcggcagaaaagcagtcggagTTATCAGTCGGCTCCCGTCTCCCCAGGTCAGTCAAAAAAGTGCATCAGAAAACACAAAGGTGACACAGAGCGTACTGTACGTTCTGCGCATGCGCGAAATGTAATAGCAGGCAGTGCTAAAAGATTCAGAACCGAAAAGATTGTTTAGCTACCAAGATTAATCAAAGCATTCGCCATTGCAAATGGGACGACATTTTggacttctctgattaagcaataagaaaatataaatataattatatagtgtgtattattttattgccattgcgTGTCTGTGATGCCAACGAAACACTCTCTTGGGCACGGAATAAATAACTTTTCGCCCATTAActaactagctagcttgctagttaatattagcacagtaaacaaaaagtgaatgggaaataaccaggaaataacctgaaataacacacgttCAGAAACTTACTTCTAGCAAAAATATGTTAGGAAGGTTTATCAAAATGGGTTCGAaacttacatcgctgaatgtaggACTAACGGTTTGtttaaacaaagtcctctgctaCCTACAGTAGATGTTTCAAAGGGTTAGGactaaccaatcagattggtaattgaggccgactctacatgtcaagtcggccaaaactggccaaaattagcCCCGATGCCGACGCCGACTGGCGATGGCACGGGACACATaccaaacagactcgagtccccgacCGCCCCTGACTGCCCGACGgccgattatcgggttggtgtgttcaggcctttagACCGCGTCTGACGGCCGATAATCGTGGTGGTGTGTCCCCACCTTAAGATGTGTTTGGGCCAATCAAATCACTTTGGCGGGCATTATACAATGACTGTCAAATGAGCAACAGTCAATCAGTCATCCTCATCACCTGAGCTGCCGCTTGAAAAGTGAGATGTTCTGTTACACAAGATATTGACAGTGCAATAACTTTGAAAGATGCACAGAAAACAGTGATGAAGGTATTTGAGATCCTTACATTTGGTGGGCGGCTGGCTTCCACACTTCCTTAATCAAAACCATATCAAGTGTTGCCAGAGCAAAGCTCTGATAAGATAACTAGTATTTCATGCCATGCCATCTGTGAGTTTTACTGAAGGTTTACCTATTCTAAAAAAATTCTATTTTTCTATTTATgttaaaacagaaacagaaataaaTTCTGAATGATCTATTTTTCTTGTTAGTTTTGATAACACTGAAGTAAATATGTTTAAACCATATGATTCTGAAGATGTGTTTTTTGTATATTAGCATCAACAAAGTAGAAAGTTCAGTAAATCAGTATTGAGTGAATATCTCACTTAGTTCCAGCTGCTGCGCGAGGATGTCCTGCTTCATGCTCCTCAGAGTGTGCACTGCAATCTTCAGAGCTCCATCTCTGGCATCTCTCTggtcctcctcaccctcctcctcatcacaaGGGGATTCTGGGTAATCTGGGCTCAGGAGCTTCTTGAGTCTCTTCAGTTCATTCTTCATGAAAGTGATGACTTTGTATTCAAGCTCCTGTTTGAAAATCAGACAATTCCAGTGTATTCAAAAATGTCCTGTCCTTGATCACTTTTTCATGTTTAAtttcttgcacacacatacacacacacacacacacacacacacacacacacacacacacacacacacacaccttgaataTAGTCGACAACTCATTTTCATAACATCTGCTCAGGGATGgattaactgtttcctcttccaGCTGGATACTGAAATACGAGGACAGCCAGATTTAGTCAACAAAGTTAAATGTCTATGGCATCTGTAAATGTGAACACCATCACTGAGTAAGTTGAGAAGTGAATTGAGAGTTAAAAGACAAGATCTGCATCTGATAATGTAATGTTGGATATGGTTTGTGTTTTCATGCTGAGATTTAACGTGCTGGTGGGTAAAAGCACTTAAATGTTAGCAAATGTTAAAAAGGAGAGTGTGATCAggggaaacattattttagtcAAGTACTGATCAACACACCTACTGCCCAACTGCATTGTCCATCTATGCCTTCTCTGATTAAATGCTGCTTATTGCTACTGTCCATGCAAAATATGTTTGCAAAAAGCTCCACAGTTGTATGTCCAATGaacttaatttaatttgtatttctGAGTATAAGTAATCTTAAATAGAAATACTGGAGTTACTAGTACCcaaattaaatgttttttttgtttgtttgtttttttatcttAAACTGATTGACTAATTTATTTTGAGTTTATTGAACTTGTCTGGGCTGTCAGTGTACCCGGGATCAGGACGTCCTTCAAGTTTAAGTTCAAAATGGTCACttttcatggacacacagctgggcacaggTGAACAGGATCTCTTCGCTTGAACCGGGCTTCAAAAAAGgtgaaaacatacagtaagtcatacacacataactcatacacacaacacatgctgaATGTAAAGGATAATGTATAGCAGGTCACTGTTGGGAAAATAAGTGCCCAACAGGGCAAACAGGACCGGCGCGCCAGCAATGGGGTCTTGCTTTgtcctgaagggacttattttcccgataacgactggcattctatacattatcccgcttgtTACAAGGCTACTtgccccaaaaaaaaaaaaaaaatgatggctCTTTACATTTATTTGCTACCGTTCCATCAGGGCTTTTGCTGGGAACCAAATAGTTTGCATCACACGTAAATAAGAAGCACAACACTGCGTTTCCTTGACAGCGGTCTGTTATACTTAGCAACGGTCTGTTATTGAAAAATATCAGACCTCCGAATGTTGGGACGGCCCATCCAAGTGAATGGAGCAATTTCCTGTGTACGGACCACAGTGTGTATAAACTGCACAATAGagtttatgcaaattaaaaaaacacatgttTATTGACCACGTCTGTGTTTTAACATCAGATCAGCACTTTAATAAGAAAGAATAATGCGGAAAACAGATGTGCTCTCCCCGCGTGTGTTAACCTCAGAGCCGaatgaaatgtactgtagcagaatCAACGTACTGTATACACCTCGGCCAATAAGCAGTAATAGTAGCATCAGCAGAAAGAGGTAAATGTTTCTCATGATAAATAATGAGAAATTATAAACGATAAACAATAAATGTTTCCCATGAACATTTTTCATCAGCTGTGCAATCAATCAGCTCCATCACCATATacattaaaacaacaacaacaacgacaatacagtatagtataggcctagtatagtatagtatagtataacaTGTTTTCTGTAATTAGCACTTGAACTAAttaatgttctaatgttctcaTGCTCTCGCTGAAAatgattgtacagtatgtcttggcATTTTGTTCATACCTTGAGTCAAGATGGTGTCTTTTTCGGGAACTCTTTGACTGATCACTCTCCAAGAACACAGAGCTGCCCGAATATGGCAAAAATCATGATTTGGTCAATAATGAGAACTTGATTATTCAACATGATTACTCAATGATTTTGAAAACTTtctgtatttttaaaaaatcagctTCATACAACACTGGGCAGATTAGTACAAATGAGTGGGCGTGTTCAACTTCATAAAGCACTGCGCAGATCTGGGTACAAATGAGTGGGCACGTTCAACTTCATACAGCACTGGGCTGATCAGTACAAATGAGTGGGCGCGTTCAACTTCATACAGCACTGGGCAGATCTGGGTACAAATGAGTGGGCGCGTTCGACTTAAGATCACAGTGAAGTGCAATCTCTTGTTTTTATAGTCACTGAAAGTCATAATTGacaactagaatgcatttcccggtgggaagtgcgaagtgtgcttgctcagacgcgccgcgacagcgcccggcaggagacgcgaccgctcgtcctcaggtcaaagcgccaaagtttggccaagacgcgaagctgcttcgagtttggcggcgttgccctcgattgccgaattattacactgacgtgaagggttgcctaggttcatcagtggtatgtcccagagcacctccaatgtaaaaatgtggatgtcatcccaaagacataaagagataccgtatgaggcaaaatgcatttttgctaattgcgacgccccctagtgaccaaatttactgaggttgctttggatggtgtccaaaatcatcccaccaaatatggtcttgacacctcaaagcgtttccgagatttgacctcacttcctgtttggaggcttcgccatcgaatttcattggctgccatgggcgaacgctttgatgtatggaaatgaaatgtacacctctaaggtctgtagaccttgtgttgaattatgtatgagttgttcacgagtagccagcatgaaacacgtaaccactgaaagaaggaaggagcctaaggaactaggcatgtttctggaacaaatacgagtaatgttaggagtattgcgggaacatctgctgtttactcactgttgagtaagttgcaatgtgttatagcctcaaattgatggtagaataaacaggacgaatcacctgttcaaatggtgtaataggatgaaatttggtgttgatatgtcaaagcaaccaggctgttactggttaacgtttctgaatatgaaatcgattttggattggttgcatgtgataaaagctatgccatttcctgtccagacagcattcatattcagaaatactgtacaccggcaacaaggcacacacacacagacacacacacgtacatacacccctttcaaacagaagcatcagtccgttacatctgcctcttgtccacaaactgcatgttgcacagttcacctacatctacccacaattctttgatttataaataatccctgcattaaaaaactgcaatgtgtcaaatcttaatatatatatatatatatatatatatatatatatatatatatatatatatatatatgtatactgtatgggcaattccatgcaaaactgtcaagtccataaccccacacagcgtcaaactatgatgtggatgatgatttcttaaaagtttaccatttcgctcttcttgtttgtacaacatattcaatgatattgttaacttaatcatttgcattatataaatgtaacctatttttccacccgtatgtctcaacatatactggagtcacattca from Sardina pilchardus chromosome 2, fSarPil1.1, whole genome shotgun sequence includes the following:
- the LOC134075186 gene encoding NACHT, LRR and PYD domains-containing protein 3-like isoform X3; amino-acid sequence: MSEHGDCAGGGSQGDTSPTQKQKPNSPAPSCVSMKSHQSKDQDINFRVGESRPDASIQLEEETVNPSLSRCYENELSTIFKELEYKVITFMKNELKRLKKLLSPDYPESPCDEEEGEEDQRDARDGALKIAVHTLRSMKQDILAQQLELNGLLLRCQQQLKYRLSKKFESVFEGIPKQGNPTFLQKIYTELYITEGESVEVNTEHEIRQIEMASKRHITKGDTQIRCTEIFKPLAGQDKSIRTVLTKGLAGIGKTVSVQKFILDWTEGKANENILFIFPLPFRELNLIKDKTYTFEDIIHHFFCETKGVNFSNHNNYSIAFIFDGLDESRLSLDFQHNESIYSVTEHATVDVLLTNLIKGNLLPSALVWITSRPAAANQIPPECVDQVTEVRGFNDPQKEEYFRKRITEEELVNRIITHLKSSRILYVMCQIPVFCWMAATVLESILTEAESGEIPKSLTQMYTHFLIIQTKHRSQKYEKQDADPLWNLKTVLSLGKLAFQQLEKGNLIFYEEDLSECGIDVRDALVYSGVCTQIFREESGLFQGKVFCFVHLSIQEFLAALYVFLHFTMRERSTLDQHQKSQLHLLFSANSLFELHQSAVDLALRNENGQLDLFLRFLLGLSLESNQKLLQDLLPQKENISVSTDKSIKYIKQKIREATDPERCLNLFHCLNELNDHSLVEEVQSYVRKGDELRKDLSLSQLSALAFVLMMSEQELEDFNLQDYGRCSSPARSDAGLLRMLSVVKASRRVQLRCCNLTEDSGTALSSTLSSNRSNMRHLDLTYNNLGDSGVELLSTGLGHAKCELQILDLKSCNLKKKSCAALSSALRTNSNLKQLDLSGNNLGDSGVEQISSGLTHKCRLEKLVLSGCKLTERSCAALSSALSSESSSLTQLHLRGNYLGDSGMELLSAGLTHPNCRLETLELRGCSLTEKSCAAVAGALSSNSSRLRQLNLSYNDLGDSGVELLSTGLGNPHCELEKLELQYCKLTGGSCSSLAVALRSNRSSLRELNLRLNFLEQCDVELLSILLKDPTYKLSELQYINNPSF
- the LOC134075186 gene encoding NACHT, LRR and PYD domains-containing protein 3-like isoform X2; the protein is MSEHGDCAGGGSQGDTSPTQKQKPNSPAPSCVSMKSHQSKDQDINFRVGESRPDASQTQKGRPDSPAPSCVSMKSDLSKDQDINFRGGDLSPVQAKRSCSPVPSCVSMKSDHFELKLEGRPDPGIQLEEETVNPSLSRCYENELSTIFKELEYKVITFMKNELKRLKKLLSPDYPESPCDEEEGEEDQRDARDGALKIAVHTLRSMKQDILAQQLELNGLLLRCQQQLKYRLSKKFESVFEGIPKQGNPTFLQKIYTELYITEGESVEVNTEHEIRQIEMASKRHITKGDTQIRCTEIFKPLAGQDKSIRTVLTKGLAGIGKTVSVQKFILDWTEGKANENILFIFPLPFRELNLIKDKTYTFEDIIHHFFCETKGVNFSNHNNYSIAFIFDGLDESRLSLDFQHNESIYSVTEHATVDVLLTNLIKGNLLPSALVWITSRPAAANQIPPECVDQVTEVRGFNDPQKEEYFRKRITEEELVNRIITHLKSSRILYVMCQIPVFCWMAATVLESILTEAESGEIPKSLTQMYTHFLIIQTKHRSQKYEKQDADPLWNLKTVLSLGKLAFQQLEKGNLIFYEEDLSECGIDVRDALVYSGVCTQIFREESGLFQGKVFCFVHLSIQEFLAALYVFLHFTMRERSTLDQHQKSQLHLLFSANSLFELHQSAVDLALRNENGQLDLFLRFLLGLSLESNQKLLQDLLPQKENISVSTDKSIKYIKQKIREATDPERCLNLFHCLNELNDHSLVEEVQSYVRKGDELRKDLSLSQLSALAFVLMMSEQELEDFNLQDYGRCSSPARSDAGLLRMLSVVKASRRVQLRCCNLTEDSGTALSSTLSSNRSNMRHLDLTYNNLGDSGVELLSTGLGHAKCELQILDLKSCNLKKKSCAALSSALRTNSNLKQLDLSGNNLGDSGVEQISSGLTHKCRLEKLVLSGCKLTERSCAALSSALSSESSSLTQLHLRGNYLGDSGMELLSAGLTHPNCRLETLELRGCSLTEKSCAAVAGALSSNSSRLRQLNLSYNDLGDSGVELLSTGLGNPHCELEKLELQYCKLTGGSCSSLAVALRSNRSSLRELNLRLNFLEQCDVELLSILLKDPTYKLSELQYINNPSF
- the LOC134075186 gene encoding NACHT, LRR and PYD domains-containing protein 3-like isoform X1, which codes for MSEHGDCAGGGSQGDTSPTQKQKPNSPAPSCVSMKSHQSKDQDINFRVGESRPDASQTQKGRPDSPAPSCVSMKSDLSKDQDINFRGGDLSSVFLESDQSKSSRKRHHLDSSPVQAKRSCSPVPSCVSMKSDHFELKLEGRPDPGIQLEEETVNPSLSRCYENELSTIFKELEYKVITFMKNELKRLKKLLSPDYPESPCDEEEGEEDQRDARDGALKIAVHTLRSMKQDILAQQLELNGLLLRCQQQLKYRLSKKFESVFEGIPKQGNPTFLQKIYTELYITEGESVEVNTEHEIRQIEMASKRHITKGDTQIRCTEIFKPLAGQDKSIRTVLTKGLAGIGKTVSVQKFILDWTEGKANENILFIFPLPFRELNLIKDKTYTFEDIIHHFFCETKGVNFSNHNNYSIAFIFDGLDESRLSLDFQHNESIYSVTEHATVDVLLTNLIKGNLLPSALVWITSRPAAANQIPPECVDQVTEVRGFNDPQKEEYFRKRITEEELVNRIITHLKSSRILYVMCQIPVFCWMAATVLESILTEAESGEIPKSLTQMYTHFLIIQTKHRSQKYEKQDADPLWNLKTVLSLGKLAFQQLEKGNLIFYEEDLSECGIDVRDALVYSGVCTQIFREESGLFQGKVFCFVHLSIQEFLAALYVFLHFTMRERSTLDQHQKSQLHLLFSANSLFELHQSAVDLALRNENGQLDLFLRFLLGLSLESNQKLLQDLLPQKENISVSTDKSIKYIKQKIREATDPERCLNLFHCLNELNDHSLVEEVQSYVRKGDELRKDLSLSQLSALAFVLMMSEQELEDFNLQDYGRCSSPARSDAGLLRMLSVVKASRRVQLRCCNLTEDSGTALSSTLSSNRSNMRHLDLTYNNLGDSGVELLSTGLGHAKCELQILDLKSCNLKKKSCAALSSALRTNSNLKQLDLSGNNLGDSGVEQISSGLTHKCRLEKLVLSGCKLTERSCAALSSALSSESSSLTQLHLRGNYLGDSGMELLSAGLTHPNCRLETLELRGCSLTEKSCAAVAGALSSNSSRLRQLNLSYNDLGDSGVELLSTGLGNPHCELEKLELQYCKLTGGSCSSLAVALRSNRSSLRELNLRLNFLEQCDVELLSILLKDPTYKLSELQYINNPSF